A single window of Undibacterium sp. 5I1 DNA harbors:
- a CDS encoding TonB-dependent receptor, with protein sequence MSHLSQIKTISLITGSLAMCFPLLANACASCGCTLSSDWENMGMSSGTGFKLDIRYDYLNQDQLRSGTSKISPGAASQVTNNGDPQEVEKFTKNNYLTFGLDYSNSPNWGINLQVPYINRTHSTLGTASDGTVAGDGGGQYDSSTSNIGDIKLVARYQGFSEEHNFGLMYGVKLPTGSHTQTGTSIDATAPGITAIDRGLQPGTGTTDVIVGAYYFDSLNSNWDYFAQGLYQAAINSSDDYKPGNGLNLNAGLRYKGFENITPLIQINARHVAHDTGANADTTSTGGTLVYLSPGAVMPVNERLSVYGFVQLPVYQDVRGVQLAPRYTASLGAKISF encoded by the coding sequence ATGTCTCATCTCTCGCAAATAAAAACCATTTCACTCATTACTGGAAGTTTGGCAATGTGTTTCCCGCTGCTAGCCAATGCCTGCGCAAGTTGTGGCTGCACTCTAAGTTCTGATTGGGAAAATATGGGGATGTCCAGCGGCACGGGCTTCAAGCTGGATATTCGTTACGATTATCTAAATCAAGACCAGCTGCGTAGTGGTACAAGTAAAATCAGCCCCGGAGCAGCGAGCCAGGTAACCAACAATGGTGACCCGCAAGAGGTAGAAAAATTCACCAAGAATAATTACCTGACGTTTGGACTGGACTACAGCAATAGTCCGAACTGGGGCATCAATCTGCAAGTACCTTATATCAACAGAACCCACAGCACACTCGGGACTGCATCCGACGGCACGGTGGCGGGTGATGGTGGCGGCCAATATGATTCCAGCACCTCCAACATTGGCGATATCAAACTGGTGGCACGTTATCAGGGTTTTTCAGAAGAACATAATTTCGGTCTGATGTACGGGGTCAAACTGCCGACTGGTAGTCATACCCAAACCGGTACATCAATAGATGCAACTGCACCTGGGATAACAGCGATTGATCGTGGCTTGCAGCCGGGCACCGGAACTACCGATGTGATTGTCGGCGCTTACTATTTCGATAGTTTGAATAGCAATTGGGACTACTTTGCACAAGGACTGTATCAGGCCGCGATCAATTCTAGCGATGATTACAAGCCAGGCAATGGATTGAATCTGAATGCAGGATTGCGTTACAAAGGATTTGAAAACATCACACCGCTAATTCAGATTAACGCAAGACATGTGGCACATGATACCGGTGCCAATGCTGACACAACCAGCACTGGTGGCACACTAGTTTATCTAAGCCCCGGTGCAGTGATGCCGGTCAACGAACGTTTATCGGTTTATGGTTTTGTGCAATTGCCCGTATACCAGGATGTTCGTGGCGTGCAACTGGCACCTCGCTATACCGCTTCGTTAGGGGCGAAAATTTCCTTCTAA
- a CDS encoding outer envelope protein, whose amino-acid sequence MLATPLKSSISKKLASAITLLLASATVSQANAADWSDTSIGYRYGSKFAEPYNPEDISKHIFNLTHVSGYKYGSNYFNIDLLQSDSKDSNAQEAYVVYRNTLDLGKVTGKSLAFGPVRGVGITAGFDWNTKNDTGYASKKRMLVVGPTLMVDVPGFLDVSLLLLQESNFPIGVTSRYTYDLHPMLSAAWGIPISTSGFAFEGYMNYIASKGKNEYGGPTSPETNIDAMIMYDVGTALGIGKNTLRAGFEYQYWRNKFGNPSQVPGSLAKTPMARVEYHF is encoded by the coding sequence ATGTTGGCAACACCCTTAAAATCCTCAATCAGCAAGAAACTCGCTTCTGCAATCACATTGCTGCTAGCAAGCGCCACAGTCAGTCAGGCCAATGCGGCCGACTGGAGCGACACCTCAATCGGCTATCGTTACGGCTCCAAATTTGCAGAGCCATACAACCCAGAAGACATTTCAAAACATATATTCAATCTGACTCATGTCAGTGGGTACAAATACGGCTCGAATTATTTCAATATCGATCTGTTGCAGTCTGATAGTAAAGACAGCAATGCGCAAGAAGCATATGTGGTCTACCGGAACACTTTAGATCTAGGCAAAGTGACTGGTAAGAGCCTAGCCTTCGGTCCGGTGCGCGGTGTTGGCATTACCGCAGGCTTTGATTGGAACACGAAGAATGACACTGGATATGCCTCCAAAAAGCGCATGCTCGTTGTCGGCCCAACACTGATGGTGGATGTGCCTGGATTTTTAGACGTCAGTCTGTTGTTACTGCAAGAGAGCAACTTTCCTATTGGTGTCACTAGCCGCTACACCTATGATCTCCATCCTATGCTGAGTGCTGCATGGGGTATTCCTATCAGCACAAGCGGATTCGCATTTGAAGGCTATATGAATTACATCGCCTCCAAAGGAAAAAATGAATATGGTGGCCCAACCTCCCCAGAGACGAATATTGATGCGATGATCATGTATGACGTTGGCACTGCGCTTGGAATCGGCAAAAATACGTTACGAGCTGGTTTTGAATATCAATACTGGCGCAACAAGTTCGGCAATCCATCGCAAGTCCCCGGCTCATTGGCAAAAACA
- a CDS encoding DUF2946 domain-containing protein — translation MITWLKRSRLPLWIALFAVLLNALAPSISHAIAANNGSSDFIEICTVSGTQFVKLDRIKSSAASLNTSSAPVKTQLSDHCPFCIAHAGSFALLPTSQVVPLVIDGHDQFPALFYHSPSPLISWSTANPRAPPLLS, via the coding sequence ATGATTACTTGGTTAAAACGAAGTCGGTTGCCGCTCTGGATTGCATTGTTTGCGGTCTTGCTGAACGCGCTTGCTCCTTCAATTTCCCATGCCATTGCTGCCAACAATGGATCGTCTGATTTCATTGAAATATGTACTGTATCCGGTACACAATTTGTCAAACTTGATCGGATAAAGAGTAGCGCTGCGTCTCTGAATACATCATCAGCGCCAGTCAAGACACAACTCTCGGACCATTGCCCTTTCTGCATAGCACATGCAGGATCGTTTGCTTTACTTCCTACTTCGCAAGTCGTACCGCTAGTCATTGATGGACACGATCAATTTCCTGCGCTGTTCTATCATTCACCCTCCCCACTCATCTCCTGGTCCACCGCGAATCCGCGAGCACCACCTTTGCTCTCCTGA
- a CDS encoding ABC transporter permease has protein sequence MFKLERRPVPSSMMKIASPLIAAVAMLLTGIIIFTALGKPPQQAFYVFFIKPVENIYGVGELLLKASPLLLCALGLAIGFRANVWNIGAEGQLTMGAITSGGVALWLGDTSVAWGLPLMLLAGALGGMAWAAIPAFLRNRFNTSEILVTLMLVYIAQLFLSFLVHGPWRDPQGFNFPQSKTFADAYLIPLLVEGTRTNWSFVLGLVLAIASWIFSSQTYAGYRMQVAGLAPAAATYAGFSIKRNVWVALLISGATAGMAGMCEVAGPIGQLQAQISPGYGFAAIIVAWIGRLHPIGIVFGSLLMSLLYLGGESAQMQMALPSAITGLFQGLLLFYLLAADLFITFRVKKVHTHHSSNVNTPNKMSAVTKEAV, from the coding sequence ATGTTTAAGTTGGAGCGCCGCCCTGTACCGTCTTCCATGATGAAGATCGCATCACCCCTGATCGCGGCAGTGGCGATGTTGCTTACCGGCATCATAATTTTTACTGCACTTGGAAAACCACCGCAACAAGCGTTTTATGTCTTCTTCATCAAGCCGGTCGAGAACATATATGGGGTTGGAGAATTATTATTGAAGGCATCACCTTTATTATTGTGCGCACTTGGTCTGGCAATAGGATTCCGAGCGAATGTTTGGAATATCGGAGCAGAAGGCCAGTTGACGATGGGCGCGATTACCAGTGGTGGCGTCGCGTTGTGGTTGGGAGATACCAGCGTCGCATGGGGTTTGCCGCTGATGTTGTTGGCTGGTGCTCTGGGCGGTATGGCATGGGCTGCGATACCGGCGTTTTTACGGAACCGTTTTAATACCAGCGAAATTCTGGTGACCTTGATGTTGGTTTATATTGCGCAGTTATTTTTATCGTTTCTAGTCCATGGCCCATGGCGTGATCCCCAAGGTTTTAATTTTCCGCAATCGAAAACCTTCGCTGACGCATACTTAATCCCCCTATTAGTCGAAGGTACTCGTACCAACTGGAGTTTTGTGTTGGGATTAGTGCTGGCGATTGCTTCTTGGATTTTTTCTAGTCAGACGTATGCGGGCTATCGTATGCAGGTAGCTGGACTGGCACCTGCAGCGGCGACGTATGCTGGATTTTCGATTAAGCGCAATGTCTGGGTCGCTTTACTGATCAGCGGAGCGACTGCCGGTATGGCAGGTATGTGTGAAGTCGCAGGCCCGATTGGGCAGTTGCAGGCTCAGATATCGCCAGGCTATGGCTTTGCTGCAATTATCGTGGCATGGATCGGCCGTTTGCATCCGATTGGCATCGTGTTTGGCTCGTTGCTGATGTCGCTGCTCTATCTAGGTGGTGAGTCGGCGCAAATGCAGATGGCATTGCCGTCGGCGATCACTGGCTTGTTTCAGGGTTTGTTGCTGTTTTATTTATTGGCAGCCGATCTGTTTATTACCTTCAGAGTAAAAAAAGTCCATACCCATCATAGCTCTAACGTTAACACGCCGAACAAAATGTCCGCTGTGACTAAGGAGGCAGTATGA
- a CDS encoding 8-oxoguanine deaminase: MTKTLLIKNARVLVTMDDQRREIARGAVFVRDHVIEQVGQTADLPDTADEVIDASHHVVIPGLINTHHHMYQSLTRVIPAAQNGELFNWLTNLYPIWANLTPEMVKVSTLTAMAELMLSGCTTSSDHLYIYPNGCKLDDSIESAQKIGMRFHAARGSMSVGQSKGGLPPDRVVETEAAILKDTQRLIETYHDKERFAMQRIVVAPCSPFSVSRELMKQSALMARNYGVSLHTHLAENTNDIAYSREKFNMTPAEYAEDCGWVGHDVWHAHCVQLDDDGITMFARTGTGVAHCPCSNMRLGSGIAPVRKMIDAGLHVGLGVDGCASNDAGHLLGEVRQAMLLQRVGFGPDAMTARQALEIATLGGAKVLNRDDIGALKPGMAADIALFNLDQIGFAGAVHDPVAALVFCTPSNTDYSIINGRVVVREGNLTSIDLPVVMVRHNSLAMDLAEAAR, from the coding sequence ATGACTAAAACTTTGCTGATTAAAAATGCTCGCGTTCTGGTGACCATGGATGATCAACGCCGAGAAATCGCACGTGGTGCAGTGTTTGTCCGGGATCATGTAATTGAGCAGGTCGGTCAGACTGCCGATTTGCCGGATACGGCGGATGAAGTGATCGACGCCAGTCATCATGTAGTAATTCCTGGCCTGATCAATACCCATCATCATATGTATCAAAGCCTGACTCGGGTGATACCTGCAGCGCAGAATGGCGAGTTGTTTAACTGGCTCACCAATCTTTATCCGATCTGGGCGAATTTAACACCGGAGATGGTGAAAGTCTCAACTCTGACGGCGATGGCCGAACTGATGCTATCCGGTTGCACGACCAGCAGCGACCATCTGTACATTTATCCGAATGGATGCAAGTTAGATGACAGCATTGAATCTGCACAGAAGATCGGTATGCGTTTTCATGCAGCGCGCGGCTCAATGAGTGTTGGACAGTCTAAAGGTGGCCTACCGCCAGATCGCGTCGTAGAAACAGAAGCTGCGATACTGAAAGATACGCAGCGTTTAATCGAGACTTACCATGACAAAGAGCGCTTTGCGATGCAACGTATTGTGGTTGCACCTTGTTCGCCATTCTCGGTATCGAGAGAACTGATGAAACAGTCTGCATTAATGGCGCGCAACTATGGAGTGTCCTTACATACGCACTTGGCAGAGAATACTAACGATATTGCATATAGCCGCGAAAAATTTAATATGACGCCTGCAGAGTATGCAGAAGACTGTGGCTGGGTTGGTCATGATGTCTGGCATGCACATTGCGTGCAACTCGATGACGATGGCATTACGATGTTTGCACGCACAGGCACCGGTGTTGCACACTGCCCTTGTTCCAACATGCGGCTTGGCTCTGGTATTGCGCCAGTCCGCAAAATGATTGATGCCGGTTTGCATGTCGGTCTGGGTGTCGATGGCTGCGCCTCGAATGACGCCGGACATTTGCTGGGCGAAGTCCGCCAAGCGATGTTGTTGCAGCGTGTCGGATTTGGTCCCGATGCAATGACGGCTCGTCAGGCATTAGAAATTGCCACACTCGGCGGTGCCAAAGTCCTGAACCGGGACGATATCGGCGCACTAAAACCCGGTATGGCTGCCGACATAGCACTTTTCAATCTCGATCAAATTGGTTTTGCCGGAGCGGTGCATGATCCCGTTGCTGCATTAGTTTTTTGCACCCCGTCGAATACTGATTACAGCATCATCAACGGGCGTGTAGTCGTGCGGGAAGGCAATTTGACATCGATCGATTTACCAGTTGTGATGGTGCGCCACAATAGCCTTGCAATGGATCTGGCAGAAGCGGCGCGTTGA
- a CDS encoding ABC transporter ATP-binding protein → MDHLPASPELPATALPIQPDQTISSLTQSPRLVLTGITKRYPTVVANDDIALTVQPGEIHALLGENGAGKSTLMKIVYGVIQPDEGTILWEGRYMDITNPAQARRMGIGMVFQHFSLFETLTVAENIALAMDVPTAPASLAARITEVSDKYGLPIDPYRLVHSMSVGERQRVEIVRCLLLEPKLLIMDEPTSVLTPQAVLILFDTLRQLAKEGCSILYISHKLDEIRALCDTATVLRGGRVTGTAVPKQETNDSLARMMIGGELAECHLVPQETGEVRLALNHLSMSTIDPFGTALESISLSVKSGEILGIAGISGNGQKELLAALSGEVLSPQSKMISIIGQDAGRLNSAQRRRLGLTFVPEERLGRGAVPAMSLLHNALLTGARHGMVKNGFLRHSAIRQFTQEVITRFKVKCGGDSAVASSLSGGNLQKFIVGRETMLNPKLMIIAQPTWGVDVGAAQMIRQALMDLRQQGVALLVISEELEELFTISDRICVLAEGRLSPALPLADTSIEQIGNWMSGKFDTVRKRMDGSSMQSDRPSIAGQANNHQESHFV, encoded by the coding sequence ATGGATCACTTGCCAGCTTCACCTGAGTTACCTGCGACGGCTCTGCCAATTCAGCCAGATCAGACGATATCGTCATTGACACAGTCGCCTCGTCTGGTGTTAACTGGGATCACCAAGCGCTACCCTACTGTGGTTGCCAACGACGACATCGCACTGACCGTGCAGCCCGGAGAGATTCACGCTTTACTCGGCGAAAACGGTGCCGGTAAAAGTACCTTGATGAAAATCGTGTATGGCGTGATCCAACCCGATGAAGGTACGATTTTGTGGGAAGGGCGCTATATGGATATCACCAATCCCGCCCAAGCGCGACGTATGGGGATAGGAATGGTGTTTCAGCATTTTTCTTTATTTGAGACCCTTACGGTTGCTGAGAATATTGCGCTTGCGATGGATGTGCCGACAGCACCGGCATCGCTCGCCGCCAGGATTACGGAAGTCTCTGACAAATACGGATTACCGATTGACCCTTACCGCCTAGTACATAGCATGTCAGTAGGCGAACGCCAAAGGGTAGAAATTGTTCGTTGCTTGTTATTGGAGCCTAAGCTGTTAATCATGGATGAACCAACATCCGTGCTGACTCCACAGGCGGTATTGATCTTGTTTGACACGTTGCGACAATTGGCTAAAGAGGGTTGCAGCATCTTGTATATCAGCCATAAGTTAGATGAGATCCGGGCACTGTGTGACACAGCAACCGTGCTGCGCGGCGGTCGTGTCACGGGTACTGCGGTACCTAAACAAGAAACCAACGACAGTCTGGCACGGATGATGATCGGTGGCGAACTTGCCGAATGTCATTTAGTCCCACAAGAAACAGGGGAAGTGCGTTTAGCGCTAAACCATTTGTCCATGTCGACGATTGATCCTTTTGGCACCGCGCTGGAATCGATCAGCTTGTCTGTAAAAAGCGGAGAAATATTGGGGATTGCAGGTATCTCTGGTAATGGCCAAAAAGAATTATTAGCTGCGTTGTCGGGAGAAGTTCTCAGCCCGCAAAGTAAGATGATCAGCATTATTGGACAAGATGCCGGACGCCTGAATTCAGCGCAACGACGACGCCTGGGCCTGACCTTTGTTCCTGAGGAGCGCTTAGGGCGTGGTGCGGTGCCTGCCATGAGTCTATTACACAACGCATTATTAACTGGCGCCCGGCATGGCATGGTGAAGAATGGATTTTTACGTCATTCTGCGATTCGTCAGTTCACACAAGAAGTTATTACACGCTTCAAAGTCAAATGCGGTGGCGACAGCGCTGTTGCTTCTAGTCTGTCCGGTGGCAATCTACAAAAATTTATTGTCGGACGCGAGACGATGCTCAATCCCAAATTGATGATAATCGCGCAGCCGACTTGGGGTGTGGATGTGGGTGCTGCACAGATGATACGGCAAGCCCTGATGGATCTGCGACAGCAAGGAGTGGCGCTGCTAGTCATCTCCGAAGAGCTGGAGGAATTGTTCACGATCAGCGACCGTATCTGCGTTTTGGCTGAGGGACGTTTGTCACCGGCATTGCCTTTGGCCGATACAAGTATTGAACAAATCGGAAACTGGATGAGCGGCAAATTTGATACAGTGAGGAAGAGAATGGACGGGTCGTCTATGCAGTCAGACCGTCCATCTATCGCCGGACAAGCAAACAATCATCAGGAGAGCCATTTTGTCTAA
- a CDS encoding ABC transporter permease yields the protein MNFDIPLLAIFASTVTAATPLIYAALGETVVEKAGVLNLGIEGMMLVGAVSGFAATLATGSPIIGFFAAGCAGVLMSLIFAVLTLSLQANQVATGLALTLFGIGLSAFVGHDFAGTPIAGLKKLPIPFLSDIPIIGQLLFSYDAMVYGSILLFVAVQWFLAKSYAGLKIRAIGESPTVAHEVGHPVIWIRYCAVMFGGATAGIAGAYLSLVQTPMWVEGMTAGKGWIALALVVFGTWKPLRVVLGAYLFGGVTVMQLFAQGFGFGIPSEFLSMLPYVATIVVLVIICRDPKTILLNQPLSLGKSFHPGS from the coding sequence ATGAATTTTGACATTCCATTACTCGCTATTTTTGCCAGCACCGTCACCGCTGCCACACCTCTGATTTACGCCGCATTAGGTGAAACTGTGGTTGAAAAAGCCGGCGTTCTTAATCTAGGGATTGAAGGCATGATGCTGGTCGGTGCGGTCTCAGGCTTCGCAGCCACCTTGGCGACAGGCAGCCCTATAATCGGCTTTTTCGCGGCCGGCTGTGCAGGTGTCTTAATGTCGTTGATATTTGCCGTACTGACTTTGAGTTTGCAGGCGAATCAGGTGGCTACCGGATTGGCGCTGACCTTATTTGGCATAGGTTTGTCCGCATTTGTCGGGCATGATTTCGCTGGTACGCCGATCGCTGGCTTAAAGAAGTTGCCCATTCCTTTCTTGTCCGACATACCAATAATTGGGCAATTGTTATTCAGCTACGACGCGATGGTCTATGGCTCAATTCTTCTGTTTGTTGCTGTTCAATGGTTTTTGGCTAAAAGTTATGCTGGTCTAAAAATACGAGCGATCGGTGAGTCGCCGACAGTGGCGCATGAGGTTGGTCATCCTGTGATCTGGATACGTTATTGTGCGGTGATGTTTGGTGGTGCGACTGCGGGTATTGCTGGCGCTTATCTGTCTCTGGTGCAGACGCCGATGTGGGTCGAGGGCATGACTGCAGGTAAGGGCTGGATTGCGTTAGCACTGGTCGTGTTTGGAACTTGGAAGCCGCTGCGTGTGGTACTTGGCGCGTATCTGTTTGGTGGAGTCACTGTGATGCAATTGTTTGCACAAGGATTTGGATTTGGAATACCGTCAGAGTTTTTATCGATGTTGCCGTATGTCGCGACGATTGTCGTGCTGGTGATTATTTGCCGTGATCCAAAAACAATTTTACTGAATCAGCCTCTGTCATTGGGAAAAAGCTTTCATCCGGGTTCGTAA
- a CDS encoding SCO family protein: protein MHRRFFIQSLSWSLGTTFGSSMLTACEKPRPVFHGIDLTGSKYGADFRLHGSDGREHALSDFKGQYILLFFGFTQCPDVCPTILTRAVNTRQLLGKDANKVKVLFVTIDPERDTPALLSSYMQAFDPDFLGLSGSADQTAQVAKDFKIFYQKVPSGNSYTIDHTAITYVFDTAGQLRLAWKHAQEAEQCAEDIHSLIRAEAQTKFHLF, encoded by the coding sequence ATGCATCGTCGCTTTTTTATTCAATCACTCAGCTGGAGTCTGGGAACGACCTTCGGATCAAGCATGCTCACAGCCTGTGAAAAACCACGTCCGGTATTTCATGGTATCGACCTCACCGGATCCAAATATGGAGCAGATTTTCGCTTGCATGGTTCTGATGGGCGAGAGCATGCATTAAGTGATTTCAAGGGGCAATATATCTTATTGTTTTTCGGGTTTACTCAATGCCCCGATGTCTGCCCCACTATATTGACGCGCGCTGTCAACACACGTCAGTTACTCGGTAAAGACGCTAACAAAGTAAAGGTGCTATTCGTCACGATCGATCCAGAGCGGGATACACCAGCGCTGCTATCGAGCTACATGCAGGCGTTTGATCCTGACTTTTTAGGACTGAGCGGCAGCGCCGATCAAACAGCGCAAGTTGCAAAGGACTTTAAGATTTTCTATCAAAAAGTTCCGAGTGGAAATTCCTACACCATAGATCACACGGCGATTACCTATGTATTTGATACTGCAGGACAGCTTCGACTTGCGTGGAAACATGCGCAAGAGGCGGAGCAATGTGCGGAAGACATACACAGTCTGATACGCGCAGAGGCGCAAACCAAATTTCACTTATTTTAA
- a CDS encoding copper chaperone PCu(A)C, with product MSSAQAQVKIDDAWVRATVPQQKATGAFVRLTSVKPTRLVEVLSPAAGVIEIHKMDMVDNIMKMRKIDGIDLPAGQNVELKPGGFHIMLLDLKSQVRAGDKIALTFVFEDQNKKRENMAIFAEAKSLNSNATSAMSH from the coding sequence ATGTCCAGTGCACAAGCTCAGGTCAAGATCGATGACGCCTGGGTCAGAGCAACTGTACCGCAACAAAAAGCCACAGGCGCATTTGTGCGTCTAACCTCGGTAAAGCCGACACGTCTGGTTGAAGTACTGTCACCCGCAGCAGGTGTGATCGAAATTCACAAAATGGACATGGTCGATAACATCATGAAGATGCGCAAAATCGACGGTATTGACCTTCCTGCTGGACAGAATGTTGAACTCAAACCCGGCGGCTTTCACATCATGCTATTGGACTTAAAGTCACAAGTCAGAGCAGGCGACAAAATCGCACTGACCTTTGTATTTGAAGACCAAAATAAAAAGCGGGAAAACATGGCGATATTTGCAGAAGCAAAATCGCTCAACAGCAACGCTACTAGCGCGATGTCACATTAA